In Candidatus Omnitrophota bacterium, a genomic segment contains:
- the purB gene encoding adenylosuccinate lyase, with product MIARYTLPKMDYIWQEEFKFKTMLDIEIFVLEALAKQKKVPLSAVSKIRRKAKFNLKEIAKIEAKTQHDVVAFVANVAQYIGPEAKYLHMGITSSDVLDTTFGVQLKAASGIIIEDLNQLLKVLAKKAKIYKDTVCIGRTHGVHAEPTTFGLKLALMFDETKRNLERMLAAKQAVSVGKISGAVGTFANIEPETEVYVCNKLGLKAAKISTQIVQRDVYAQYMMTLALIGSSLEKFATEIRHLQKTEVLEAEEPFGKGQKGSSAMPHKRNPVICERICGLSRILRGNALVAMENIPLWHERDISHSSAERVIMPDSTIALDYMLNKFIEVISGLQVYPANMAANLIKTKGLIFSQRVLLELMNKGLKRPVAYDLVQRCAMKTWETGSDFKNNLLLDSVVAKNLSEKELDNIFNLDYYLRNVNKIFRRVGL from the coding sequence ATGATTGCTCGTTATACACTTCCAAAAATGGATTATATCTGGCAGGAGGAGTTTAAATTTAAGACGATGCTGGATATTGAAATCTTTGTTTTAGAAGCTCTTGCCAAACAAAAGAAAGTTCCTCTATCCGCAGTAAGTAAAATTCGTAGAAAAGCCAAATTTAATCTGAAAGAAATCGCAAAAATTGAAGCTAAGACTCAACATGATGTAGTAGCATTCGTGGCTAATGTGGCACAATATATTGGGCCGGAGGCAAAATACCTGCACATGGGGATTACTTCAAGCGATGTGCTTGATACTACCTTTGGCGTCCAGCTTAAAGCCGCTTCAGGTATAATTATAGAAGATTTAAATCAATTATTAAAAGTTCTTGCTAAAAAAGCGAAGATTTATAAGGATACAGTTTGTATCGGGAGAACTCATGGTGTGCATGCTGAGCCGACAACTTTTGGTTTGAAATTGGCTCTCATGTTTGATGAAACAAAGCGTAATTTAGAAAGAATGCTTGCTGCAAAACAAGCAGTTTCTGTGGGAAAAATCTCCGGAGCAGTGGGCACTTTTGCAAATATTGAACCAGAAACGGAAGTCTATGTATGTAATAAACTTGGATTGAAGGCTGCAAAGATCTCAACACAGATTGTGCAGCGCGATGTTTATGCGCAATACATGATGACTTTGGCTTTAATTGGTTCAAGCTTGGAAAAGTTTGCAACAGAAATCAGGCATTTACAGAAAACCGAAGTCTTGGAGGCTGAAGAGCCTTTTGGCAAGGGCCAGAAGGGTTCTTCTGCTATGCCGCATAAACGAAATCCTGTAATTTGTGAACGTATCTGCGGATTAAGCCGTATCCTTCGCGGGAATGCTCTTGTAGCAATGGAAAATATTCCTCTGTGGCATGAACGTGATATTAGCCACTCTTCAGCGGAACGCGTAATTATGCCGGATTCTACAATTGCCCTTGATTACATGTTAAATAAATTTATTGAAGTGATTAGCGGCTTGCAGGTTTATCCTGCAAATATGGCGGCAAATTTGATTAAGACAAAAGGGCTTATATTTTCCCAAAGAGTCCTTCTTGAGTTGATGAATAAAGGTTTAAAACGCCCGGTTGCGTATGATCTTGTGCAAAGATGCGCGATGAAAACCTGGGAAACAGGCTCTGATTTTAAGAATAATTTATTGCTAGACAGTGTTGTTGCAAAGAACTTAAGCGAAAAAGAATTAGATAATATATTTAACCTTGATTATTACCTGCGGAATGTGAATAAGATTTTCCGTAGAGTCGGCTTATAA
- a CDS encoding cellobiose phosphorylase, protein MEKKLWKFTDNIGSFDSFYADKIKSLYFPLANEFLMSSISSDLHGDIKKDQNSFLLSPVSRIDLINLKSSRNFWVFINKDKVWSATGVSKDLKQINSDKFCLEAGLLWQKITRSNKSIGLSSEVLSFVPLDSPVEIMQVTLTNISSKEIKFTPIPAIPMYARGANNIRDHRHVTSLLQRITLDKFGVISKPTLSFDEAGHKSNNFNYFVLGWDQDFKAPEYVYPTQEMFCGEGGDLEAPESILENLPPTKINIQGKEPMGAMRFRSISLKPGGSHSYIIVMGIVEDAAQIKNIKNNFNSLTKVKLALNITKEHWVSLSSRINLRSADPDFDNWFRWVSIQPTLRKLFGCSFLPDFDYGRGGRGWRDLWQDCLGLILNDPHAVRSLLINNFSGVRIDGSNATIIGKNPGEFIADRNNISRVWMDHGVWPLITLDLYINETGDFNILFEDATYFRNHEVSRAQEIDRTWASAYGKNLKDKSGRVYKGTILEHLLVQNLVQFYNVGKHNSVRLEGADWNDGLDMAPQNGESVAFSAMYAHNLKLLAELLLKTGKNKIKVAEEITILLNKINYNSVNEKHKMLKDYFAKTKLAVSGDKVELDVKDVVARLEEKSEWMMSNIRNKEWIKEGLFNGYYDNSSRRIDGKSNGLMRMTLTSQVFPIMSGVALDSQIEKILVSADKYLKDKKLNGYRLNTDFKSEQHNFGRAFSFSYGDKENGAFFNHMVVMFAYALYKQGFILEGWRVLNSIFKLSIDTPNSKIYPCLPEYFNLEGKGMYSYLTGSASWYVLTLLTQVFGIKGKDGDLLIEPKISPEQLRNNESISISRVFAGRNLQVKFIVASRNSNNMFKIIKASLNSLPIRQTSDYSILIDRKSILKLPQNKLHKIEVVLG, encoded by the coding sequence ATGGAAAAAAAACTTTGGAAGTTTACAGATAACATAGGAAGTTTTGATTCGTTTTATGCGGACAAGATTAAAAGCCTTTATTTCCCTTTGGCAAATGAATTTCTTATGTCTTCGATTTCAAGCGACCTGCACGGAGATATCAAGAAAGACCAGAACTCTTTTTTGCTTTCCCCTGTTTCACGCATTGATTTAATAAATTTAAAGTCTTCAAGAAATTTCTGGGTTTTTATAAATAAAGATAAGGTTTGGTCGGCAACAGGAGTTTCTAAGGATTTAAAACAGATTAATAGTGACAAGTTTTGTTTAGAGGCGGGCTTACTTTGGCAGAAAATTACCAGAAGTAATAAATCAATCGGCCTAAGTTCAGAGGTTCTTTCTTTTGTTCCTCTGGATTCGCCTGTTGAAATAATGCAAGTAACATTAACTAATATTAGCTCTAAAGAAATAAAATTTACTCCTATTCCCGCAATTCCCATGTATGCAAGGGGGGCAAATAATATCCGCGATCACCGCCACGTAACTTCCCTTTTACAGAGAATCACACTTGATAAATTTGGCGTAATTTCAAAACCGACACTTTCATTTGATGAAGCGGGGCATAAATCTAATAATTTTAATTATTTTGTTTTAGGTTGGGACCAAGATTTTAAAGCTCCGGAATATGTTTATCCGACGCAAGAAATGTTTTGCGGTGAGGGAGGGGATTTAGAAGCTCCGGAAAGCATTTTAGAAAATTTGCCTCCCACTAAAATTAATATCCAGGGCAAGGAACCTATGGGCGCAATGCGTTTTCGTTCCATAAGCCTTAAGCCGGGTGGATCGCATTCGTATATAATCGTAATGGGTATTGTTGAAGACGCTGCCCAAATTAAAAATATAAAGAATAATTTCAATAGCCTGACTAAAGTTAAGCTCGCCTTAAATATAACAAAAGAACATTGGGTTTCTCTAAGTAGTAGGATTAATCTAAGAAGCGCTGATCCTGATTTTGATAATTGGTTTCGTTGGGTTAGCATCCAGCCGACTTTAAGAAAGCTCTTTGGTTGTTCTTTCTTGCCGGATTTTGATTATGGCAGAGGGGGGCGTGGTTGGAGGGATTTGTGGCAGGATTGCCTTGGATTAATATTGAATGACCCGCACGCAGTCCGCTCTCTTTTAATTAATAATTTCTCCGGAGTTAGGATTGATGGTTCAAATGCTACAATTATTGGAAAGAATCCGGGAGAGTTTATCGCTGACCGCAATAATATAAGCCGCGTCTGGATGGACCATGGTGTTTGGCCGCTAATTACTCTTGATTTGTATATTAATGAAACCGGAGATTTTAACATATTATTTGAAGATGCAACATATTTCCGTAACCATGAGGTTAGTCGTGCGCAAGAAATTGACCGCACTTGGGCCTCTGCTTACGGTAAGAATTTAAAAGATAAATCGGGAAGAGTTTATAAAGGCACAATCTTAGAGCATCTTTTAGTGCAAAATCTGGTACAGTTTTATAATGTTGGAAAGCATAATTCTGTGCGTTTGGAAGGCGCTGATTGGAATGATGGCTTGGATATGGCGCCTCAAAATGGAGAGAGCGTGGCTTTTAGCGCGATGTATGCGCATAACCTAAAGTTATTAGCTGAGCTTTTATTAAAGACGGGGAAAAATAAAATTAAGGTTGCCGAAGAAATAACAATTTTGCTTAATAAGATTAATTATAATAGCGTTAATGAGAAACATAAAATGCTAAAAGATTATTTTGCAAAAACAAAACTTGCGGTTTCAGGAGATAAGGTTGAATTGGATGTAAAAGATGTGGTGGCCCGCTTGGAAGAGAAATCAGAATGGATGATGAGCAATATCCGAAACAAAGAATGGATTAAAGAAGGCTTGTTTAATGGTTATTATGATAATAGTTCTCGCCGCATAGACGGTAAAAGTAATGGCTTGATGAGAATGACCCTTACTTCGCAGGTGTTTCCGATAATGAGTGGGGTTGCGCTTGATTCGCAGATTGAGAAGATTTTAGTAAGTGCTGATAAATATCTTAAAGATAAAAAGCTCAATGGTTATCGTTTGAATACGGATTTTAAATCCGAGCAGCATAATTTTGGCCGCGCGTTTTCTTTTTCTTATGGAGACAAAGAGAATGGGGCATTTTTTAACCATATGGTCGTGATGTTCGCCTATGCTTTGTATAAGCAAGGGTTTATTTTAGAGGGCTGGAGGGTTTTAAACTCAATTTTTAAATTATCTATAGATACTCCTAATTCAAAAATTTATCCGTGTTTGCCGGAATATTTTAATCTTGAAGGAAAAGGGATGTATTCGTATCTTACCGGTTCAGCAAGCTGGTATGTTTTGACACTTTTAACTCAAGTCTTTGGAATAAAAGGCAAAGATGGTGATTTATTAATTGAGCCAAAGATTTCTCCGGAGCAGTTAAGAAATAATGAGTCAATTAGCATAAGTAGGGTTTTCGCCGGAAGAAATCTACAGGTTAAGTTTATTGTCGCAAGTAGGAATTCAAATAACATGTTTAAGATTATTAAAGCCAGCCTTAATAGTTTACCTATTCGGCAAACAAGCGATTATTCAATCCTCATTGACCGCAAGTCCATCCTTAAGCTTCCTCAAAACAAACTCCATAAAATTGAAGTTGTATTAGGGTAA
- a CDS encoding PilZ domain-containing protein, whose amino-acid sequence MHEEKRKHHRIKINCDLSAVYPDSSIVFLYYTENLCEGGVGIVLDKKMPVGGIVKLNIFLPEQKLAIKCEGEVRWTSKIENKDKDKVLYQTGIKFINIQEKDTENIRKLVSKFLNHG is encoded by the coding sequence ATGCACGAAGAAAAAAGAAAACATCATAGGATTAAAATTAATTGTGATTTATCTGCCGTTTATCCGGATAGCTCAATTGTTTTCTTGTATTACACTGAAAACCTTTGTGAGGGTGGCGTTGGAATAGTCTTGGATAAGAAAATGCCAGTTGGTGGCATTGTGAAATTAAATATATTTCTTCCAGAGCAGAAATTAGCGATAAAGTGCGAAGGCGAGGTAAGGTGGACGAGTAAGATTGAGAACAAAGATAAAGACAAAGTTCTTTATCAAACCGGAATCAAATTTATCAATATCCAAGAGAAAGATACAGAAAATATCCGTAAGTTAGTAAGTAAGTTTCTTAACCACGGTTGA
- a CDS encoding septum formation initiator family protein, with amino-acid sequence MLPILRKAFCLFGIAVFLLVVFLPGYTKLQDLRDKNRDLTGKIKKLAIENSLMQQELSRIQDDPLYQEKIAREKMGVVRRGEIPIKIIPSSKGKR; translated from the coding sequence ATGCTGCCAATATTGAGGAAAGCCTTCTGTCTTTTTGGGATTGCGGTATTTTTGTTAGTAGTGTTTTTACCGGGCTATACAAAACTGCAGGATTTACGGGATAAAAACCGCGATTTAACCGGTAAGATTAAAAAGCTTGCTATTGAGAATTCGCTGATGCAGCAGGAGTTAAGCCGGATTCAGGATGACCCTCTTTATCAGGAAAAGATAGCAAGGGAAAAGATGGGTGTGGTGCGTAGAGGGGAGATTCCCATAAAAATAATCCCGAGTAGCAAAGGAAAAAGATAG
- the eno gene encoding phosphopyruvate hydratase, giving the protein MAKIKKVVAREILDSRGNPTVEVDVLLDNGILGRAAVPSGASTGDNEALELRDGDKKRYLGKGVLKAVNNVNTVIASKIKGLTPDFENIDRLLIKLDGTENKGNFGANAILGVSMAVAKAASLSKKEPLYRFLGGEKARILPIPLMNILNGGMHADNNLDIQEFMIMPIGAPSFRECLRYATEVFHNLKSLLKSKGLSTSVGDEGGFAPNLQSNEEALELIIQAIERAGYKAGRDVSLALDCAASSFCKEGVYTFEKNQKNSADLIQIYEKWISKYPVLSIEDGLGEHDWDGWKDMTAKLGSKVQLVGDDIFVTNPKIFKKGIAEKIGNAILIKVNQIGSLSETLQAINIAKRNKYKAIVSHRSGETEDTTIAHLAVATGCGQIKTGSLSRTDRICKYNELLRIEEELGSKAIYAGTLKK; this is encoded by the coding sequence ATGGCAAAGATCAAGAAGGTTGTTGCAAGAGAAATTTTAGATTCTCGTGGTAACCCGACAGTTGAAGTTGATGTGCTCTTAGATAATGGTATTTTAGGTCGCGCAGCTGTTCCTTCGGGAGCTTCTACCGGAGACAATGAAGCCTTGGAATTAAGAGATGGCGACAAGAAAAGATATTTAGGTAAAGGTGTTTTAAAAGCAGTTAATAATGTAAATACTGTAATTGCTTCTAAAATAAAGGGTTTAACTCCTGATTTTGAAAATATTGATAGGCTTTTAATAAAATTAGATGGCACTGAGAACAAGGGAAATTTTGGCGCTAATGCAATCTTAGGTGTTTCTATGGCAGTGGCAAAGGCAGCAAGCCTTTCTAAGAAAGAGCCATTATATAGATTTTTAGGCGGGGAAAAGGCAAGGATTTTACCGATTCCTCTCATGAATATTTTAAATGGCGGAATGCATGCTGATAATAATTTAGATATCCAAGAATTTATGATTATGCCGATTGGAGCTCCCAGTTTTCGTGAATGTTTAAGATACGCAACTGAGGTTTTTCATAATTTAAAATCACTTCTTAAATCAAAGGGTTTATCTACTTCCGTCGGAGACGAGGGAGGTTTTGCCCCAAATCTGCAGTCAAATGAAGAAGCGCTTGAGTTAATTATCCAAGCAATTGAGAGGGCAGGTTATAAAGCAGGCCGCGATGTCAGCCTTGCTCTGGATTGCGCTGCTAGTTCTTTTTGCAAAGAGGGAGTTTATACATTTGAAAAGAACCAAAAGAATTCCGCGGATTTAATCCAGATCTACGAAAAATGGATTAGCAAGTATCCCGTTCTTTCTATTGAAGATGGCCTTGGCGAGCATGATTGGGATGGCTGGAAAGATATGACAGCAAAATTAGGCTCTAAAGTTCAATTGGTTGGGGATGATATATTTGTTACCAATCCTAAGATTTTCAAAAAAGGCATTGCAGAAAAGATAGGAAATGCTATACTGATAAAAGTAAATCAGATCGGTTCTCTCTCAGAAACACTTCAGGCAATTAATATTGCTAAGCGCAACAAGTATAAAGCAATTGTTTCGCATCGCTCCGGTGAAACTGAAGATACGACTATCGCGCATCTTGCAGTTGCAACTGGCTGTGGCCAGATTAAAACCGGATCTTTATCCCGTACAGACAGGATTTGTAAATATAATGAACTCTTAAGGATTGAAGAAGAGTTAGGTTCAAAGGCTATTTACGCGGGGACGTTAAAGAAATGA
- a CDS encoding AAA family ATPase, translating into MKKNKIKLFFKLHWISIIVAISVIALIISFIIFLNASINAWLTSESYFKKSILAQNAVFFYIFLVLQLISLPLSGLLWIWVMRGGHMKFSHIGKKAVEGKDIRIHWSDVIGMDEAKEEASEVVRLVSDRAKLQAIGGKILRGILMIGPPGCGKTYLAKAIATESNLPFIAMSGSEFIEMFVGVGASRIRKLFKQAQNLAYAEGGCIIFIDELDAVGAQRAVDRGFGGQTESNTTLNQLLIEMDGLKEKDYNIIIIGATNAPETFLDRALLRPGRFDRKIYVNLPNLEEREKLFDYYLKDVKCDNTIDRKRMARMTVGNSPADISNLVREAALITVRNKKELISMKEISEAFDRVEMGIKHKVVFTQSDREKIAYHEAGHAIAMYFLAPHKDVFKATILARGGALGFVMPHPREEIHVRTKDQYMGDIKVCLGSYVAEKLKLKVTTSGVSQDFNNAMNYAYHMVWLWGMGKSGLVGDYSLLASMSSSLGVFRGENVSYISEELKTKLNNDVQQILNECLKEVEELLTKESTLLDRFATELLAKDELNYDEIEAIFKEFGKTRPAF; encoded by the coding sequence ATGAAAAAGAATAAGATTAAATTATTCTTCAAGCTGCACTGGATAAGCATTATCGTAGCAATAAGCGTCATAGCGCTTATTATTTCTTTTATCATCTTCCTTAACGCTTCAATTAACGCTTGGCTTACCTCTGAATCATACTTTAAAAAATCAATCCTTGCGCAAAACGCAGTCTTCTTTTATATCTTTTTAGTCCTCCAATTAATCAGCTTACCATTAAGCGGCCTTCTCTGGATATGGGTTATGCGCGGTGGGCATATGAAATTCTCCCATATCGGGAAAAAAGCTGTTGAAGGAAAAGATATCCGTATCCACTGGAGCGATGTAATCGGTATGGATGAGGCGAAAGAAGAAGCCTCGGAAGTAGTCCGTTTAGTCTCTGACCGCGCTAAACTTCAGGCAATCGGCGGAAAGATTTTACGCGGCATCCTTATGATTGGCCCTCCGGGCTGCGGCAAAACATACCTTGCAAAAGCCATTGCTACAGAATCAAACCTTCCTTTCATTGCCATGTCAGGTTCGGAATTTATTGAGATGTTTGTGGGCGTTGGCGCAAGCAGAATCCGTAAATTATTTAAACAAGCGCAAAATCTAGCTTATGCCGAGGGTGGATGTATTATTTTTATTGATGAACTTGATGCAGTAGGCGCACAGCGCGCGGTTGACCGCGGGTTCGGCGGACAAACTGAATCCAACACTACTTTAAACCAACTTCTTATAGAAATGGATGGTTTAAAGGAAAAAGATTACAATATAATTATTATCGGAGCGACCAATGCCCCTGAAACTTTCTTAGATAGAGCCCTTCTTAGGCCGGGAAGATTTGACAGAAAGATTTATGTAAACCTACCCAATCTTGAAGAAAGAGAGAAACTTTTTGATTATTACCTTAAAGATGTAAAGTGCGATAATACAATTGATAGAAAACGCATGGCTCGCATGACCGTAGGAAACAGCCCTGCTGATATCTCAAACCTTGTCAGAGAAGCCGCATTAATTACAGTTAGAAATAAAAAAGAGTTAATCTCAATGAAAGAAATCTCCGAAGCATTCGATAGGGTTGAAATGGGGATTAAACATAAAGTTGTATTCACTCAAAGCGATAGGGAAAAAATTGCTTATCATGAAGCAGGGCATGCAATAGCCATGTATTTCCTCGCCCCACATAAAGATGTATTTAAAGCCACTATCCTGGCGCGCGGAGGAGCATTAGGATTTGTTATGCCGCATCCCCGCGAAGAAATCCACGTACGCACAAAAGATCAATACATGGGAGATATAAAAGTCTGCCTTGGTTCTTATGTCGCTGAAAAACTAAAATTGAAAGTAACAACATCGGGAGTCAGCCAGGATTTTAATAACGCAATGAATTATGCATATCATATGGTTTGGCTTTGGGGGATGGGCAAATCTGGCCTTGTTGGAGACTATAGCCTTTTAGCCAGCATGAGTTCGAGCCTGGGAGTATTTAGAGGAGAAAACGTCTCTTATATTTCAGAAGAACTCAAAACGAAATTGAATAACGATGTGCAACAAATACTAAATGAATGCTTAAAGGAAGTTGAAGAGCTCCTTACAAAAGAATCTACGCTTCTGGACCGATTTGCCACAGAATTACTTGCCAAAGATGAGCTTAATTATGACGAGATTGAAGCGATATTTAAAGAATTTGGTAAAACCCGCCCTGCTTTTTAG
- the purN gene encoding phosphoribosylglycinamide formyltransferase has protein sequence MNIAVFASGRGSNFQALVNARKKGIFKANLSLLVCDNPQAPVIKKANIAKIKVALVKRGDFLSKKDFEKKIIEHLKENKINLIIMAGFMRMLSADFVKAYSGRIINVHPALLPAFKGATAIKDAFDYGVKVTGVTIHFVDQEMDHGPIILQEEVCVKETDTLESLEEKIHKVEHRLYPEAIRLILKGNLKIKGRKVKIS, from the coding sequence ATGAATATAGCTGTTTTTGCTTCCGGCAGAGGCAGTAATTTTCAGGCGCTTGTCAATGCCAGGAAGAAAGGTATCTTTAAGGCTAATCTATCTTTATTGGTTTGCGATAACCCCCAAGCTCCCGTAATAAAAAAGGCAAATATTGCTAAAATAAAAGTGGCTTTGGTAAAAAGAGGGGATTTCTTAAGCAAAAAAGATTTTGAGAAGAAGATTATAGAGCATTTAAAAGAAAATAAGATTAATTTAATTATTATGGCTGGTTTTATGCGTATGCTAAGCGCTGATTTTGTAAAGGCTTATTCAGGGCGTATTATAAATGTCCATCCCGCTCTTTTGCCTGCTTTTAAAGGGGCAACTGCTATAAAAGACGCTTTTGATTATGGCGTAAAGGTTACAGGAGTTACGATACATTTTGTAGATCAAGAAATGGACCATGGGCCTATAATCCTGCAAGAGGAAGTCTGTGTTAAAGAAACTGATACCTTGGAATCATTGGAAGAGAAAATACATAAGGTTGAACACAGGCTTTATCCGGAAGCAATCAGATTGATTCTTAAAGGTAATCTTAAGATTAAGGGTAGGAAAGTAAAGATAAGCTAA
- a CDS encoding MFS transporter has translation MSKFKEVLKNRNFFLLWIGQIISQLGDRLDQMALLAFIYSRAPGSSMQIAKILSFTIIPVFLIGPIAGVYVDRWDRRRTMYVSDFLRAALVFTIPFFLFNSKSLVPIYAIIFVIFSIGRFFVPAKMSIIPDLVQKKDLLLANSLVNTTGMIAAVLGFGISGILVEWLGASKGFYLDSLSFLISAICIFCIVKKAKNVMSFKTVSKEIVEVFKKSFFLELKEGVFYFIKNKGIRFTAGINFVLWSALGSVYVVIIVFVQKTLRSATKDLGLLVMFLGIGLFVGSLVYGRFGQKISQYKVIFTSLFLSGAMLIVFALTLHSFPSFTVAAELSFALGILISPIMIASNTIIHNSSDSEMRGKIFSSLEIVMHAGFLLFMFISSLLAERFSHFLILVVVGCVICVLGIVNLICYRKIAWLD, from the coding sequence CGCACCGGGTTCAAGTATGCAAATCGCAAAAATTCTTTCTTTTACCATTATTCCTGTATTTTTAATTGGCCCGATTGCAGGGGTTTACGTTGATAGATGGGACAGAAGGCGCACTATGTATGTAAGTGATTTTCTTAGGGCAGCCTTAGTATTTACCATTCCATTTTTTCTTTTTAATTCAAAGTCTCTCGTCCCAATCTACGCAATTATATTTGTAATATTTTCTATAGGGAGATTTTTTGTCCCTGCAAAAATGTCTATTATACCGGATCTAGTGCAAAAAAAGGATTTATTGCTGGCAAATTCATTGGTTAACACAACCGGCATGATTGCTGCTGTATTGGGTTTTGGTATAAGTGGAATTTTAGTTGAATGGCTGGGTGCATCAAAGGGATTTTACCTTGATTCATTAAGTTTTCTTATTTCAGCAATATGTATTTTTTGCATAGTAAAAAAAGCAAAAAACGTAATGAGTTTTAAGACTGTAAGTAAGGAAATAGTAGAGGTTTTCAAAAAGTCTTTTTTTCTTGAGCTTAAAGAAGGAGTTTTTTATTTTATTAAGAATAAAGGAATCCGCTTTACCGCGGGGATTAATTTTGTTTTATGGTCGGCTTTAGGTTCAGTGTATGTGGTGATAATTGTTTTTGTCCAAAAGACTTTGCGTTCCGCGACTAAGGACTTAGGGCTCTTGGTTATGTTTTTAGGAATCGGGCTTTTTGTCGGCTCTCTTGTTTACGGAAGGTTTGGCCAGAAGATATCCCAATATAAGGTAATATTTACTTCGCTCTTCCTAAGCGGGGCAATGCTGATTGTCTTTGCATTAACTCTACATAGCTTCCCGAGTTTTACTGTAGCAGCGGAGCTTTCTTTTGCTTTAGGTATTTTAATTTCACCGATAATGATTGCCTCAAATACGATTATACATAATTCAAGCGATAGTGAAATGCGGGGTAAGATTTTTAGTTCTCTTGAGATTGTAATGCATGCGGGATTTTTACTGTTTATGTTTATCAGCAGCTTGCTAGCTGAAAGATTTTCTCATTTTCTGATACTCGTTGTTGTTGGATGCGTTATCTGTGTTTTGGGGATAGTTAACTTAATCTGTTACCGAAAGATCGCTTGGCTGGATTAG